In the Vulpes vulpes isolate BD-2025 chromosome 12, VulVul3, whole genome shotgun sequence genome, AGGCTGGGAAATTGGGGTCAGGGGCTCCTGCTGAGGTGGGTCCAGAGAAGGATCAAGGAAGCCCCTCCCAGACTCAAGGGACCCCTCAGGGTCCCACTGCTGCCTCCAGGGAGATTAGCAAGATCTGCTTTCCCACCTACagtcagggagagaaaaaaagtctgCAAATAAAGGAATTTGTTTGGTGCAAGGAAGACTGGGCCACCCCTGAGACTATTAGGGGCAAGGACCCCAGAAGTGCCAGCAGAGGTCCCTCCATCTCAGAGTCCTTGACTTCCAGGGCTCTTTTAGTTCTGCCTCCCCTGAAGGCTTCACCCCCAAATGGCTTGGATCTTCTGGGTAAGAAGAGTAAGAACTTTTTCTTGCAGCCGGAAGAGAAGGTGCTGGGTGTGGAAAAGGATGAGTGTGTGGCTTGTGCGTATGGATTGAAAACAGTTGACGGGAAAGGTGAAAAGAGACCCATTGAGCTGGCCAAGCACCCCAAAGTCAATGACACCCTGCCTTTCCCTCCCCGGGTGGCCCCAACACCCCTGCTGGCCAATGTGGAGCCGTGCTGTCTGCAGTGGTCCCTCCTGCCTGAGAGAAACCTGCTGTGCCCTCCCAATCCCAGCAACGTGCACTATCTCACCACCGTGCAGCTTTTGCAGAAACAGGGAATGCAAAACTACAAAGCCAAATTCAGAGCCAGGGAGCCAAGACCTCCCATCAACGCTCAAAAGCGCATTCTCACGGAGGCCAAGCAGGAAAACAGGCTCCAAATGTTGGAGACCAAAGTGTTCCCGAGAACGCTCTTGCCATCCCTCACAGTGAGCAGAGTTGTTATTCCAGTCTCCACTCACAGACTGCTCTGAGCTGCCACAATAGACCTCCCTGGGAATAAGTACTGTTTGAATTCTTTcatcctctccctgtctctccccctccatcccatcctcctctcttctcttccctcctgcgGTGCTCTTCCCGGCCACTGGCCCTCCcctagtcctttttctttttttgctgtagAACCAGAGGAAATGGAACCTCACTGTATGGGTTTCAATTCATTCTCAAAACCCCCATGTTTATGTGTCACCTGCTTCTGTTGCTTAGCCATTTACAAAATGCAAACTGGTAATGCCAGTCTCAGCCTCTGCCTGCCTTATCTCTCTACTCCCCCTGGAAGCCAAGCGGATGGTGGGGACTCTGAAGGACCTCCCTCAGTGCTGCCCATGTCAGCCTGGAGCCAACCGGCAGGGGTtctttccaccccacccccttgccGTAAGCCAAGTGTAAGGGCTTGTTTAGACCAAATTGTCTCCTGATCTTGCGAACCAGGCAGTTATCTATCATATATAGTTATCTATCATGCTTCATTTTCTCCTGCAACAAAGATCTGAAACATTGCTTTAATAGGTAACCCCAGCCTGTGTCCAAATAAACATCCTTGTGTCTGAGGTGTCATATCCTTATATCCACGGATATACCGCATCCACTACATGCTGCACATCCCAGGGTTTCATATACTTAGGTCATAGCCTCATGCTAGTCTCCATGTCTGGAAAAGTTTTAGCCGCAGCTCCATAAAGTCCATCTTGGGAAGCAGGTTAAGAATaactatttggggaaaaaaaatgtcactgtGATTATGACTGTCACCCCTCATGCTTCCTCCAGTCTGAACTTGTGTCTAATTTTTGGGAACTCTCAATCCCAAACAGACACAGAATAGGGAAtactttctcccttcttccctcattTTACCCCAATGCATATTTCCTAACGTtgtatataaattaaacatttgtaAATGAGTTATATTTTAAGTGCTAAGTGACAATGCTATGTAGAGAAATGCTCTGAAAAACCACTTTGTAGTATGAATAACCATTTAGCCGCTCTGTAATTACATAGTTTGCATTTGCTTAAGATAGGTTGTACTTGATCTCTGGACTTCCTGTCCCCTAAATTATGGGTAGACAGACGTAGGACTGTGTTTGTAAACATCTGCTTTCCACAATTGGTCTTTGTAATGTCTTGTCtcttagtttagttttttttttttaattgttttgtgatttgtttttacaaaacactagaaatgcagaaatgaataTAGTACAATGGTCATTAAAAGGTGTACTTTGCCTATTGAGGTCGGACACTTCTTTTTTATAGTCTAAAAGCAATTTTTAGCTTCTGCCCACCTCTTCTTCTCTGAATGAAGAAACCATCTAGGTTCTGCCCCCAAGAAGCTGTTGCTCTCCCGCTGCGTCAGGACCGTGAAGTGTGAGACCTGGTGCTGTGTGAGGACCCAGCTCTGGCAGCCTGCCCTCCTGCGTCAGTGGTTCTTCAAGCTTCATCTCAGAAACAGCAAGATGATGTCTAAGCTCAGTATGGAACATGGGCAGGAGTGTCGCTGGGAGGGAAGCATGTCTACCAGCGTGAGCAAGGGACAGAGCCCACCTACTTAGCCTCGGGGTGCTTACATTTTGAGATCTGGAGACAGTCGGAAAACATTGATCtaagttagaatttttttgtaagaaaaaccCTTTTGTTGTGATAAGGGTCATAAATTCTACAGATTTTGAGGGTAATGATTTAGAATTAGGAGGGCTGGTCTGAACAAAGAAAGGGCCCAGATTTAAAGCTTTGTAGTATCCTTCTCTTTGAGCAAATAATTAGTTTGGCCAACAACACACTGACTAGGAGATTCCTCTATGAATAGATACAAGTATTGTGCATttggcatctctttttttttttttttaaga is a window encoding:
- the C12H16orf46 gene encoding uncharacterized protein C16orf46 homolog, whose translation is MDLCQKETELEISENNEIQSPEETELTYTCSDERSEKNHVCCLLNISDITLEQDEKANEFVIRTGWEEAVQGWGRTFPTACIWPRKKPKKAKVGEVASGCLLCGSLSQGSTEARPQAGKLGSGAPAEVGPEKDQGSPSQTQGTPQGPTAASREISKICFPTYSQGEKKSLQIKEFVWCKEDWATPETIRGKDPRSASRGPSISESLTSRALLVLPPLKASPPNGLDLLGKKSKNFFLQPEEKVLGVEKDECVACAYGLKTVDGKGEKRPIELAKHPKVNDTLPFPPRVAPTPLLANVEPCCLQWSLLPERNLLCPPNPSNVHYLTTVQLLQKQGMQNYKAKFRAREPRPPINAQKRILTEAKQENRLQMLETKVFPRTLLPSLTVSRVVIPVSTHRLL